The segment GATATGGGATCACTTCGATCAAATATAGGAAAtgattaaaggaaaaataattcaCCGAGTAGTATGTAAACACTGCAGTTCATGTTTAACATGTACAAGTGATACAGGACATCTTTGCCAACATATTactgattattgtaaaaaatgtTTGTATTAGAAAAGATGTTTGTATGTTgctatcaatatttttattcatcatttttattttaataaaattatatgtatttaattttaattatccaattagATACTTAGTTAATACGTGACTTGTTAAgtgtgtatttaaaattgagtgcacataacattattttttttaattttggtatgCAGTTTGACTATTTCTCATACATATTGTGTATTATAAACTTACGTCACAGAACTTCTATAGATGTATTTGTGATTGAACATTAAATTCTATCAAGATTAGATTTGAAAGCTTCTTGCCCTTCTGGTTCATTTTGCTTTTGCTGGATATTTGGATTGTTCAATGCTCTCTATATTTCATTTGGTAGCTTacatttaaaggaaaaaaaaaagagaacaatttttttgtgtgtgattatgttataagaaataaaaacttttacaCCCTTTTTTATCGCAAAATCTTTGTATGTTAATCATTtgtgtaacattttttttattattaaccattatcattatttttaagttcCATTTTAGCTGAACTCTCgcaaattttttgaattattataaccAGGAAAAACTGTAAGCAATAGTAAATGGAATAAAAGTTAGTATAGTGTATTAATATTTATTCGATTAGGggattttatttgatatttccacaaaattaaaaatattagtcatggaaccccttttttttttctttgggggggggggggggggggggggtggcgCGTGGTTGTGTAATTAGTCATGGAGTTGTTGCTTCTATCTCACTTAAGAGATTTCGATGagaaattcattttcatttcctgTTGTATGTTCAAAACTAAacacaagtttaaaaaaaaatttgatattttatatataagtaaatttcttaaaattgaGAGTTAGGTGATTGGTAAACAATGGCAAAGCCAATAAAACCTCTCTTGGCAGGAAAACTTGGTTCCACCACGTGTACAAAGCCCATACAACCATATACAGTGGCGAATCCAATATTTTTGTTGAGAGGAGGCCTCCAAATAGGGGTAGTTAAAACACCTCTTagtttgatttcaatttgaataaaaaattgttgatttgagtttaaatcaaattcatcaaGCCAATATTAATGTTggattgagtttgatttatataaacaataattcacTTTAATTTAGCTCAAGTTTGGATCGAATTTATGGCTTTATGACTCAAATTAGTTATTGGAATTCATAACgcattgataaaacaatatcgttttatttaaataataggcAAAACCACTTATTTGAGTCATAAATTCGAACCAAACTAAACCACAAATTTGAACCACTAATTCAAGTTATGAATTCAAGATAAatcaaaccatgaattcaaaccacaaattcaagttataaattcgaattgaactcatATTGAGTTGAGACCAAATTGGCGTAGTTTGGGTCCAGCCTTACCTTAATGGCTCTATCATTGATTATCAAGTAGTGAaagcttaaaaaataaaaaataaccacATGAATCTaacaattgaattaaatcaaatataatcaaaagtgTTTATATCAATAACAATCCACAAAACATATTCACTAGACAAGTTGTCAATTAATTTTTAGGTTTATAACTTCAAATTCAATTgttaaatcaaaacttaatcatttaaattaaatatctacaTGTCTCACTatgtattgataaaaaaataaagtcagaataatatattttttaatattaattatttaatttaacatcGTGTTTTGATAGATTGAAACCTTATCTTTGGAAACAAAATCGTGAGGTATGGTTGCCAAAATCAAGTTGAAGATTCGGAGAAAGAAATCCAATTTCTAAAATgagttttcttaattttaattgacatgGGCTTTTGGTTTTTATACAAATGTGTGTGTGGGTGATAGTCTAATTCAGTTTTACActgattttaaagttttattttatatcaagatCAATATACTTCTTAATTATGATTTCATCCTCCATGTCATGGTAAAATTCCAATTAAAGATATgattaagattttgaaaactaaactattaattttcaaatatatataaaagagttaaattattatatttaaaatattaaaataacatatacaaatattatttttaattttttaaatttataaaaaattaaatttattatttttttactcccCTAAAGGAGGCTGATTTTCGTGGAACAATGTGATAAGTTATAGATGAAACCAACTTTGTCTGGATGACAAAGATCCGAACGAAGAGTTTTGACTCTTTATTTGGATTTGTTTAGATTTTGTCGAATCTAGGTGTCGTCAGTCCAATATTGAACACTAGAGGGAGAGATGACATCGAGAGCGAGAGAGATTGGTCATCGTTGGTAGAAAATTTGTTGGCGAAATTGGAAACCCTCGGTAAGGggtaaaatatcactttttaaaatttatttcgggtgaaattgttagtttttcaaatttaaggggtaaaatgatataaatgttaaatattattgttaaatgataattttgcctttaattttatcttaattttggagggtaggTGTTAGTTTCCAaactatgggtgggtgtttgagtttttgaaagttgatgtGTGGGAATTTGGgactataccttgggtgagaaaaaatcttttggccaattcTTTAACTATAGTAGTTTGGTTCTTAAAGAGTTGATTATTTTCATATCATCTCTCCAAATATGCTTATTTTAATCGATAACCcctaactttttaattaaaaaagtaaatctaataatttttaatacgatCTATTAACTTGATACAATACGACACTAAAAATATCAGGGTAGAGTTAAGTTcattaacacaaaatttattttaggtcaATCTGACATAAGTCAAAATTAAACCAGATAGTATTAGAGTTCACAAGAAAGTAACTCAATACGATACGAATGTTTTGggaaaatatttctttaatagattacatatagttgtatttttatatagttataattactcatattattattttttatttaaatattttattttattattaagtgataagaatttgatttggttaatctgattataaatgtgttttttaaaggtcgtagtatataaatttttagagcatttgtcaataagataaaatattatattgtgtgttttattaataataggttgaggtaatttggtgaaaaaattaaaacgataaaaatactttagaaagtgaaaataataaataatttcggGTCAAATTAGGTCAGATTAGATCAATTCAAATGTTATAGGGTTGagttaaggttaaaaaattttgatactatTTTAATTCGGAGTGGGTTAAAGTTGAAGGTCTTTGACACAAAATCTGAACTGACACAATACGAATACAATTTAATGATACAAACGGTTAGATGTAAAAAacaggtcaaatgactatttcccacctaagggtTAACAAATTGACAGATTTTCACCATTTACATCCAAAAAAGTCCATTTTTcacttatctattaaatttgttaaaaaaattgtaaatttttttataaaaatattaaaaagacgAAAAACGCTCTTGCCAAATAACACCGTcctctaaaattttactaaataattttatactctaatgtaaattatttttggtataataAAAGGTTGGGTTCATTTCCAGTATATCAAGTCAtctatttttaaagatttttttgtgTATTCAAGAAGATTGACCACGTGCAAGACTTAGTGTCATTATAAGGCGCAAATTTCAAATCGAGGTGCAACCTTATGACAAAATGAATATGCACAAGTAGGAAGTAAGGTGCCCGGCATGCAATTGAGTCAATGGGCACAGTGGACAACAATTTAAAGGTATTCAAAACCGGataattgaattagtttaaagGATTTGTATATTGAACTAAATTTCCagttcaaagaaaattttaaaccaaaattggactgattttatataaaaattggttGCTAACCGAACctattttactatataatcaaatcaaatttttagttaccCGTTCTTTGAATGtatgataaaaaatctaaaatttataatacaaaagataaatatcacgataattattgtattcgaataaaaaatactagGAGAAACTATTGAAAACTGAATATTGCCATCCCATATCGGTTGAAATTTGGCTGAAAAAGACGGATACCTCATCAtgcatttttataaataagtcaAGCCATTAAGTTGACTTTGTCTTACACGTTTTCTCCAGGTTGATACCTCATCATGCATCAAACTTATGAACGTGTTACACGTGGTGAACCTGAAGAATCAAGGGCACAATTTTCTCCAGAAATGGTGATCAAGCATATGCTGTATAAGATCACTTGTATATGTCACTTGTTTTGTCTGCACTCAGAGATGGCTTCCAACATTGGAGATTGAATATCTTAATTGTCAATTAtgttattagagataaaaatttttctCATAATTGTCTTACCCTCGTTAcgagaataataaaaaaattttttttcttctttattcctATTAGAaaggtttttcatttttttttttcttctcatcttatttaaaaaataattaaatatttattaattattaaaatatatttataataatttaaattttttataaataatttaatatataaaaatttaataaatatataacaaaaaaaaaaaaccgaatCAGAATAAAGATTGAtaggatatatatttatttttcatctctaATAATGAAGATtctagtaatttatattttttattttattataaatatcatctCCATTCAAAGAAGGATTTACCAAAAACTCGATGCAGGAGGCAGAGAGCGGAAATGAACAAACACTAGTGGACGACAAAAGCGTTTTGGGAAAGAATAAAGTGCCATGTTGCTTAATGTTGAAGCTTTCCAAATTGCTCAATACTGCCAATCCCATTGTTCACACTTCACAATGTCAATGGATTAGCCGCCAAAtcactcttaattttttattggaggggagaattttggattaatttcaattaatataatcattcttaaattaaaaatcaaatgtttCTTTGAGCCTTGTGCCTGAAAAAATTGACTATGGGACCAAGCATGTCTGAATTATGATGACCAAAGTTTATTTTACtttagaaaaagaatttgattgcTGAGCCACTTTGCTAAAGACGACAAAAGCGTTTGGCAGAGAATATGATGGTTATCaattttgggaaaaaataaAGTGCCATATTGCTTAATGTTGAAACTTTCCAAATTGCTCAATACTGCCAATCCCATTGTTCACACTTCACAATGTCAATGGATTAGCCGCCAAAactttccaattttttttttaagcaaataatTGTATCAGAAttgtatatatcatataatcCTCCTGTTGGAGGCATCGGTCTTCTTCTACCTTCAACTTCCCCCACATGATCACAGTCTTATCCATGATTATTAATCCTGCACGCAAGATTAATTTACAGCAATCTACATTAGAACTGTCGAATTTCGAAGGTGATTATCAGAcgtattttcatataaatattatatttaattttaagtattcaattgaataatatttaaaaatttaccatTTGAGTAAATTAATGGTGCATTTGGGCATGTCTCGATTAAGAGTCTTCAAAGTTACACCTCCACAAACGATATTAACACGCAAAGCTTTTATTCTCCAGCCTTTCCACTCGACACCAACGGTCGTCCGAATCTCGACATTCACCACTATATCCTTGTTTTTGTATCGACTCATTAGCCTCGGCCCCACTCCATCTTCAACCAGCTGGTTATTCTTCGTCTCAATCTTTAAAGTTGTCATGTTGTTTTTGGCTTGAGAGAATCCTGCCACATGTGTGGATCCTAACTCAATACCCTTATCTTGCCCTGCACTCACCTCCACGTCGGACCCACCATAATGATACGTTAACTTCCCGTTATGGTTTCGTACTTCTATTCTTGTCAACGTTGCAACGTTCAAGTAGGTGCCGTCGGTTTTCACAGTGACGTTGAAGTGTCGAAACGAAAATGACTGCAGGTGAAAAAATGGGAGTTTTGGATCAAACCAGATGTAAAAAACTGCAAAAGATACCGAAAATATGACGACAAGGATTAACATGTTATGTTCACCCCTTGCAGATAAATTGCAGATAACAATGACTAACACCGATCACAATGTTATGTTCTTACTCaaatacaaatcaaaattagCTTGCCAGCAAAAGCTAGACCATtgttaaaaatagaataaatggCTGAACAAATTACAATTCCCACTTTATTAGGCAGAACCTTGCTAGAATCAACATTAATTTACAGACAAATTAACCAGAAGTTGTTTATATGGGTAATCAAGAACCCTAAAATACCTGTTACTTTTACCAGGTTACAGACAAATTAACCAGTCTGTAAGGGAAATAGGAAATAGAAAAAGCCACTCAATTTAGTGCAAAGAAATAAAGAAGAGAGAAGCTATAGATTTAGTAAACGTATCTCCGATACAACTTTTTTTTGGTAGAAGAttgtgatataatttttaattattaaaaatatataagatattttaaaattattatgtgttaattatattttttattattttatttttaaaaaaatatattatattatatgatatattatatatagtataaaaaattaaaattttaatatacgatataatatataatttaattattatagtttgtattttttaaaatcattcatatatatatatatatatatatatatatatatatatatatatatatatatatatatatatatataatttaataaaattaattgaattatattttttaaatataatataaatatgtaaaataaatataaaatatatatttaaaattaaaaaaattattcacttaattgttttttaaaaaattcaatcaaatataatttttatatttattaaaaagttataatttattatttaattagatttaaaaattatttaaactgtaatttaaaaatttttttaatttaaactaaattataatttttaaacaatttatttaattttacgaTTTAAAGTAAATTATACACAACtctatttgtcttttttttcaactttaacataaaaaattcccGCCATCATCCTCGCTTCAGTGTtgcataattgaatataatgaagtgtactttttttaataaataaaattatgtatataaataaatcactcCGTCACATCATTTATTGCCACGTCAGATTTTATCTCAATAATGTAGTGGCATTAtttcttcttaaaaatattaatcctCAGTAGCTTTCACCACCACCCATTTACCGCTTGAGGCTGCGGACTGAGAATCGGGCAAATTTACTTCTCTTGAACACTTATCATTATTGTTCATGACGTTAGAGCTTTCAGAGATGGACGGCTGTTGGATAAACAGCTCATTTCCATACGAACACGTTGACGGATCAACTATTTATGTGACGACAAAGACAAAAAACCTATGGGATATATACGGGATCAGAAGTCTACTACTATTGAGTCTTGGAGCACAAACCATTCTTACCATCTTCGGCAATCGTAGAAGGTACCGTTTAAGATATCTGACCCGATTTTTCCTTTGGTTGTCCTACTTGACGGCAAGTCCCGTGGTAACATTGGCATTGGGCAAGCTTTCAGGAATTAATGCTGAGGTTTTTAATGTGAAAGGAAATCAGCTAGAGAGTAGCACTAATTGGGCACGTGGGAGAGGGCTGAACACAAGCATCAACAAGAGGAGGAGCAACGATCGGAGAACTAACGTCACGAGGACTCGATGGTGCATCTCCGGACGCCGAAGAAGATTGACTATCCGACATCCCTGTATATCGGACGATATCCTCATACCACTCCGTATCCCTCTCAAccggagataaatctaatggaaaattaatatcatcctacaagatatttattttcagtattcattATTATCATATCCAGAGTATAtgttaatacttaataaattagtacttactagatctccagtgaagatagcTGAGATAGAATCTCATCCCGGAATGTCCttcgtgtgccatctcaacatccGGGCGGCTCCCACATACAGCGACTCCTCTACCCATCGAAATAACGAGTTCAGTGTCTCGTAAatccaaaactgcaatatcaatataaatcgattattgtatatatttacaattatattaaactaattttattttaaacattcattttttgtttgaattaataaatatcataattacctGAAACGCTAATGGAAATCTCATGATGCCATACTGCTTAagctaattttcctttttctttttcggacCGGAATCCATAGAAATTCGGGAGATGTTATcgcatatagagcgatatgtcatctaccacactcgtactccccaCGAGTATGCATTAAACTCATCCAGATGATCaactaattgtaatattttctgaggaattgttttcctcaagtCACTCCCTAACAACCCCatgtaaagataaaacaacaatgctaacttaactgcatcagtgtcatcctccccccacAGTCTCTACTGGAAAACACGACTCAAatcagcatatgtaactgatttacacccgtgaaaatatgtctggaggatccgatctatggccttcgatggaatgtagaggtcgatatctaccaaatgactgaatcgaaggcttgtcataatagcaaactcatatgcactgaatctgacatccatgtcattaacccgaaaccataactcctctcccgaagtcaccttatttactgctcgaaggatgaaggaatgtattagaACCCCAttaaatcgactatccttcaactTTAAGAAGTGTCCGAAGCATGTAcgtcgaaacatttgtaattgtctttctattaataattttttgatcacggctccaacatctctatatccatgtgtagtaacttgagccttgaagtaTTTTTCGAGAGGAAATCGCAGTTCATCTTTGCTttcgtctctttttctcttttgtacagctccctatatgaaaattaaattacaattatattaaatttatataaattttagggaagaaattattcaattctatacatagaggccttatttgaaaaaacagatatcaaattcgaattctacacatcaaaaaaccctaagatggttaaatttcaatttgatcccatatgaaaaatatcaaaaaaaccctaaaatttaatagaattgcaTTCTGCCCCCCTGATTCTAACCAGAGAAACGCATGCTGGATAACTTTGGAAAACCGCAATTTGCCCCACCACTCGAAGTCGCGCATCAACCGCGCGAATTCGTGAGTCAACTGCACGAATTTGGGGGTTTGACTGTAAGTTTGCCAGCCCACAAAGTTTTCCAATTTCTACTATTGcccaccacacgatgaaaacgtgcagtttcacccccaaccacacgatTTTGTGTAGTccatgaagtttgaaaagttcaaaacacCTCCCCGTCTACACAAAttctgaccacacgaattcgtgtggtcactgcgccattcgcgtggtgactgccaaattcgtgtggccacatttcaccttccaaacttcgtttttcaaactccatttcaacaacaatcaactctacacctaatctaacataaaagcccTAACATAATTCATCCAAATCAGCaacaatcaagcattttcttcGAAAATTCAAATCCGAACCCTAATGCAATttacacccaaatttcacatcaaatcgctcaaattgtgaaatgaaatgcataaagagatgacaagggttgttttactaacctttttgtccatcgtcGTTGCCAGAAACGTCGAAAAAATCGCCGGATGAAATCGGAGTTGCCGAGTGCGCGAAACGTGTGTTCAAAAGTTGTtgttttcgtgtgtttggcTCTTGTGCGCGTGGTTATGGACGATTTTGAGTGGAGGGGCATTTTTGTCTCTTCgcaattttggggcattttcgttttatgttaaaatttaggggtaattttgttttgcccCTTAATCTTtggggtaattattttaatttcccaaaaaaaacttgaaatcattaaataattaaaatgagttAGAGACCACTAGGCAAGTGCAGGAGAAAAAAATAGGTGAATACCAAATGTACtgactttaaatattttttggtttaagttttatttgaataaaaaacaatttaatttaaatttattaaattaatattaaaaatagtttaaatttagtttgaatttaattaaaaattattatttaaatttataatttagatatgtgatttaaatatataatttattgataaaataatattatttaatataatttaaattaaatcaaattatttatctaatttataagttaaattaaatcagattttttataatttaaatttgatttaatttttaaattaatcaaatatattaatttaaaggccaaacgactatttcccacccaaggtatgttgtaatgacaagtttccaccatttaactatgaaacaccaaacacccacctatgactggttagatttaacaaaactctaacggtggtaaatttaatctcattttccccactaaaagtttaaaaactaacatttttttcctaagctaagtttgaaaagattgcatttccccccttagggtttatttccaaaccctttcgctttctccgacgccatcaccgaccgtcttcccctcccgactgtttctcttccaccgacggcccccctcaactcgACCCTAACACATCCGACGCAGAGAGAAGCCGcctaggaagagaaatcgtcttcccagacgacgaagacgagatcgatcgatctcgtcttcccagatgacgaagacgagatcgatcgatctcgtcttcatcgtctgggaagacgattgtcttctcagatgaagacgactcatcttcccagaggacgacgattCTCTGACTTcgattggaagtccaaatgggaggaaagagatctccggaaggtgaggatgcttcgggagggagagaccatcggcaatggagtcagagaccgtcggcaatgcttcgggagggtgaaactatgattttttaaaacttaggctggagaggaattttagtttttaaagtttaggggggcaaaattacattctattttagtttatttttaatattctagagaaaatgatgattttacccttaccaccgttagagttttgttaaatctaaccgactatgggtgggtgtttggtgttttcatagttaaaaggtggaaacttatcattacagcataccttgggtgggaaatagtcatttggcctaatttaaacttaatttacatttaaaataaataaatttcaaatcaagttaaataaaattggaCCAACTTTTGCGGTGGAACCCGCTCAGTACGGATCCAACTCTAAGAAAATGCCAAGTCAATGAGGCTGTCAGATTGCTGCAATCTGTAAGGGAAATAGGAAATAGAAAAAGCCACTCAATTTAGTGCAAAGAAATATATAAGAGAGAAGCTATTGATTTAGTAAACGTATCTCCGATACAACTTTTTTTTGGTAGAAGAttgtgatataatttttaattattaaaaatatatatgatattttaaaattattatgtgttaattatattttttattattttatttttaaaaaaatatattatatattatatataatataaaaaattaaatttttaatatacgatataatatataattcaactattatagtttaaattttttaaaatcatttatatatatatatatatatatgtatgtataaaatttaataaaattaattgaattatattttttaaaatataatataaatatgtaaaataaatataaaatatatatttaaaattaaaaaaattattcacttaattgtttattaaaatatttaatcaaatataatttttatatatattaaaaagttataatttattatttaatttaatttaaattaaattataatttttaaacaattagtttaattttacgATTTAAAGTAAATTATACCCAACTCTATTCGtctttttttcaactttaacaaaaaaaattatacccaTCATCCGTGTGTCCATCAGATTCTTCGCTTCAGTGCtgcataattgaatataatgaagtgtacttttttgaataaataaaattatgtatataaatatatcactCCGTCACATCATATATTGCCACGTCAGATTTTATCTCAATAATGTAGTTgcattatttcttaaaaatattaatcctCAGTAGCTTTCACCACCACCCATTTACCGCTTGAGGCTGCGGA is part of the Mangifera indica cultivar Alphonso chromosome 13, CATAS_Mindica_2.1, whole genome shotgun sequence genome and harbors:
- the LOC123194924 gene encoding uncharacterized protein LOC123194924; translation: MLILVVIFSVSFAVFYIWFDPKLPFFHLQSFSFRHFNVTVKTDGTYLNVATLTRIEVRNHNGKLTYHYGGSDVEVSAGQDKGIELGSTHVAGFSQAKNNMTTLKIETKNNQLVEDGVGPRLMSRYKNKDIVVNVEIRTTVGVEWKGWRIKALRVNIVCGGVTLKTLNRDMPKCTINLLKWINNHG